One segment of Niveibacterium microcysteis DNA contains the following:
- a CDS encoding dihydroorotase, translating to MKIQIANGRVVDPAHKLDTQQDVFIADDKIVALGAAPAGFTADRVIDARGLVVAPGLVDLSARLREPGFEYRATLESEMQAAMAGGITSLACPPDTDPALDEPGLVEMLCHRARKLNCAHVYPVGALTAGLKGERLTEMAELTEAGCVAFGQANTPMKDNLVLLRAMQYASTFGYRVWLQPLDPYMSRGVAHDGEVASRFGLTGIPVEAETVALATQLQLAKTTGVKLHITRLSSAAGLDLIRRARADGLDVTCDVSAHHLHLCDIDIGFFNPLTHLVPPLRAQRDREALRAALANGEIDAVCSDHTPVDDDEKQMPFAEAAPGATGLELLLPLTLKWGAEMKLPLLIALSRVTADAARIMGITKGGHLGVGARADVCIFDAEAHRTVTRESLRSQGKNTPFLGYELPGVVKHTLVEGRVMFGG from the coding sequence ATGAAGATCCAGATTGCCAACGGCCGTGTCGTTGATCCGGCCCACAAGCTCGATACCCAGCAAGACGTGTTCATTGCCGACGACAAGATCGTCGCGCTCGGTGCCGCGCCGGCCGGCTTCACCGCGGACCGCGTGATCGACGCGCGCGGCCTGGTCGTAGCACCCGGTCTGGTCGACCTCTCCGCACGCCTGCGCGAGCCGGGTTTCGAATACCGCGCGACCCTTGAATCGGAGATGCAGGCTGCGATGGCCGGTGGCATCACCAGCCTCGCCTGCCCGCCCGATACCGACCCGGCGCTGGACGAGCCGGGCCTCGTCGAAATGCTGTGCCACCGCGCACGCAAGCTCAACTGTGCCCACGTCTATCCGGTCGGCGCGCTGACCGCGGGCCTCAAGGGCGAACGGCTGACCGAGATGGCCGAGCTGACCGAGGCCGGCTGCGTCGCATTCGGCCAGGCCAACACACCGATGAAGGACAACCTGGTGCTGCTGCGCGCAATGCAGTACGCCTCCACCTTCGGCTATCGCGTCTGGCTGCAGCCGCTCGATCCCTACATGTCGCGAGGCGTTGCCCATGACGGCGAAGTCGCGTCGCGCTTCGGCCTGACCGGCATCCCGGTCGAAGCCGAAACCGTGGCACTCGCCACGCAACTGCAACTGGCGAAGACCACCGGCGTGAAGCTCCACATCACCCGCCTGTCGTCTGCCGCCGGCCTCGATCTGATTCGCCGCGCACGTGCAGACGGGCTGGATGTCACCTGCGACGTTAGCGCGCACCACCTGCACCTGTGCGACATCGATATCGGCTTCTTCAACCCGCTCACGCATCTGGTGCCGCCGCTGCGCGCCCAGCGCGACCGCGAAGCACTGCGCGCAGCACTGGCGAATGGCGAAATCGACGCGGTGTGTTCCGACCACACGCCGGTGGACGACGACGAGAAGCAGATGCCGTTCGCCGAAGCTGCGCCGGGCGCAACCGGCCTCGAACTGCTGCTGCCGCTGACGCTCAAGTGGGGCGCCGAGATGAAGCTGCCGCTGCTTATCGCGCTGTCGCGCGTGACCGCCGACGCCGCCCGCATCATGGGCATCACCAAAGGCGGCCATCTCGGCGTTGGTGCCCGCGCCGACGTGTGCATCTTCGATGCCGAAGCGCACCGTACCGTCACCCGCGAAAGCCTGCGCAGCCAGGGCAAGAACACGCCCTTCCTCGGCTACGAACTGCCGGGTGTCGTGAAGCACACGCTGGTCGAAGGCCGCGTGATGTTCGGCGGCTGA
- a CDS encoding aspartate carbamoyltransferase catalytic subunit: MLNPQLTKDGKLAHLLTLEGLPKSILTEILDIAAPFTEVAEREVKKLPLLRGKSVFNVFFENSTRTRTTFEIAAKRLSADVINLNVSTSSTSKGETLLDTVDNLCAMGADMFVMRHASSGAPYLLAQHLRATGRDHISVVNAGDGRHAHPTQGLLDMYTIRHYKKDFTNLTVAVVGDVLHSRVARSEIAALTTLGVPEVRVIGPKTLLPTDVERMGVRVFHDMREGLKGVDVVMMLRLQNERMQGALLPSSQEYFKVWGLTPEKLALAKPDAIVMHPGPMNRGVEIDSAVADGGNAVILPQVTFGIAVRMAVMSMLAGH, encoded by the coding sequence ATGCTTAACCCGCAACTGACCAAGGACGGCAAGCTCGCGCACCTGCTGACGCTGGAAGGCCTGCCCAAGAGCATCCTCACCGAGATCCTCGATATCGCGGCGCCGTTCACCGAGGTCGCCGAGCGCGAGGTCAAGAAGCTGCCGCTCTTGCGCGGCAAGAGCGTGTTCAACGTGTTCTTCGAGAACAGCACGCGCACCCGTACCACCTTCGAGATCGCTGCCAAGCGGTTGTCGGCCGACGTGATCAACCTGAACGTGTCCACCAGCTCGACGAGCAAGGGCGAGACCCTGCTCGACACGGTGGACAACCTCTGCGCGATGGGCGCGGACATGTTCGTGATGCGGCACGCATCGAGCGGTGCGCCCTACCTGCTCGCCCAGCACCTGCGCGCCACCGGGCGCGACCACATCAGCGTGGTCAACGCCGGCGACGGGCGCCATGCGCACCCGACGCAGGGCCTGCTCGACATGTACACGATCCGCCACTACAAAAAGGACTTCACCAACCTGACGGTGGCAGTGGTGGGCGATGTGCTGCATTCGCGCGTGGCACGCTCCGAGATCGCCGCGCTGACCACGCTGGGCGTGCCGGAAGTGCGTGTGATCGGCCCGAAGACCCTGCTGCCGACCGACGTCGAACGCATGGGCGTGCGCGTCTTCCACGACATGCGCGAGGGCCTCAAGGGCGTCGATGTGGTGATGATGCTGCGCTTGCAGAACGAACGCATGCAAGGCGCGCTGCTGCCCTCCAGCCAGGAGTACTTCAAGGTCTGGGGCCTGACCCCGGAAAAACTCGCACTCGCCAAACCGGACGCGATCGTGATGCACCCGGGCCCGATGAACCGCGGCGTCGAGATCGACTCCGCCGTCGCCGATGGCGGCAATGCGGTGATCCTGCCGCAGGTGACTTTCGGCATCGCGGTGCGGATGGCCGTGATGAGCATGCTGGCCGGACACTGA
- the pyrR gene encoding bifunctional pyr operon transcriptional regulator/uracil phosphoribosyltransferase PyrR → MTLPDAEQLIAALTEQIRPHVTADTAMVGIHTGGVWLAKRLHAALGLSKPLGVMDVAFYRDDYGKKGLHPSPRKSEIPFDVAGAPIILVDDVLYTGRTTRAALNELFDYGRPARVDLAVLVDRGGRELPVAPRFVAHTLETPLAPTDSLQLEEAGEGALTLRLIHA, encoded by the coding sequence ATGACCTTACCGGATGCTGAGCAGCTGATCGCTGCGCTGACGGAGCAGATCCGTCCCCATGTCACCGCCGACACCGCGATGGTCGGCATCCACACCGGCGGGGTGTGGCTCGCCAAACGGCTGCATGCGGCACTCGGCCTGAGCAAACCGCTCGGCGTGATGGACGTTGCCTTCTACCGCGATGACTACGGCAAGAAGGGGCTGCACCCGAGTCCGCGCAAGAGCGAGATCCCCTTCGATGTCGCGGGCGCACCGATCATCCTGGTCGACGATGTGCTCTACACCGGCCGCACCACCCGCGCCGCACTCAACGAGCTGTTCGACTACGGCCGTCCGGCGCGTGTTGACCTCGCGGTGCTGGTCGACCGCGGCGGCCGCGAGCTGCCGGTTGCGCCGCGCTTCGTCGCCCACACGCTGGAAACCCCGCTCGCCCCCACCGATAGCCTGCAACTCGAAGAGGCCGGCGAAGGCGCACTGACCCTGAGGCTGATCCATGCTTAA
- the ruvX gene encoding Holliday junction resolvase RuvX — translation MATVLGFDFGTARIGVAVGETEVGMAQPIQVIQGEANDARFAAIAKLIDEWRPTTLVVGLPVHVDGTEHDMTARARRFANQLNGRFRLPVVLVDERLTSLEAEAMLREAGHGWRGRKQHLDAVAAQRILQTWFESSHATDDLTGC, via the coding sequence ATGGCCACGGTGCTCGGATTCGACTTCGGCACCGCCCGCATCGGCGTCGCCGTTGGCGAGACCGAGGTGGGCATGGCCCAGCCGATTCAGGTGATCCAGGGCGAAGCCAACGATGCGCGCTTCGCTGCGATTGCCAAGCTGATCGACGAATGGCGGCCGACCACCCTGGTCGTCGGCCTCCCCGTGCATGTCGACGGCACCGAACACGACATGACGGCGCGCGCGCGCCGTTTTGCCAACCAGCTCAACGGCCGCTTCCGGCTGCCGGTGGTGCTGGTCGATGAACGACTTACCTCGCTCGAAGCCGAAGCGATGCTGCGCGAAGCTGGCCACGGCTGGCGCGGACGCAAGCAACACCTCGATGCCGTTGCCGCGCAACGCATTCTGCAAACCTGGTTTGAAAGCTCACATGCCACCGATGACCTTACCGGATGCTGA
- a CDS encoding YqgE/AlgH family protein, which translates to MNLTHHFLIAMPAMDDPNFARTLTYIAEHNEDGALGVIVNRPIDMTLGELFSKVDIALESADLAQRPVYFGGPVQTDRGFVLHRPAGEWHSSLKVNDSVALTSSKDILESLGANGEPGEVLISLGYAGWSAGQLEDELKQNAWLTVPADLSIIFDLPPEDRLDAAMKLLGVDFTNLSDVAGHA; encoded by the coding sequence ATGAACCTGACCCATCATTTCCTGATCGCCATGCCCGCCATGGACGATCCGAATTTCGCCCGCACGCTGACCTACATCGCCGAGCACAACGAAGACGGTGCGCTCGGCGTGATCGTCAATCGGCCGATCGACATGACGCTCGGCGAGCTCTTCAGCAAGGTCGACATCGCACTCGAATCGGCCGACCTGGCCCAGCGCCCGGTCTACTTCGGCGGCCCGGTGCAGACCGATCGCGGCTTCGTGCTGCATCGGCCGGCCGGCGAGTGGCATTCGTCGCTGAAAGTGAATGACAGCGTGGCCCTGACCAGCTCGAAAGACATCCTCGAATCGCTCGGCGCGAACGGCGAGCCCGGCGAGGTACTGATCTCGCTCGGTTATGCCGGCTGGTCGGCCGGGCAGCTTGAAGACGAGCTCAAGCAGAACGCCTGGCTGACGGTGCCCGCCGACCTGAGCATCATCTTCGATCTGCCGCCCGAAGACCGGCTCGATGCCGCGATGAAACTGCTGGGCGTGGATTTCACCAACCTCTCGGACGTCGCCGGGCACGCCTGA
- a CDS encoding HAMP domain-containing histidine kinase translates to MSIHCLPRTLSPLEPAAQARLMLLVRLRWLFVAVCWVLAALGLFGAHLPVEGVALAGLALLALNLATLCALRRRQVAWLTPRGIFLQLLADTLALSVLVQQTGGLASPAVGAYLVPIALGANLLPRAGCWAMFACAVASYSVQALLPSRVPHVHGVAAFTLHQAGMWLTVVAAAALLAGFLARAADLLRRCERELATAREAVLHQERLVALAGLASTTAHELATPLATMSVTLEDLAADAALPAALRGDVAQLGRQLARCRTAMETLASAAGVARGGNARRMPLAEWLAELADQWRIRQPQVRVDLECDSAHTVVAEQSLGHTLQWLLDHAASLAPAAVSLAARVEADSLQIAVRDCGARVPEALRDAMRDPTQSHGELSHATIARLGGRLDARPFRGGTELVITLPLAALSP, encoded by the coding sequence ATGTCGATCCATTGCCTTCCGCGCACGCTGTCGCCGCTCGAGCCCGCTGCGCAGGCGCGCCTGATGCTGTTGGTGCGCTTGCGCTGGCTGTTTGTCGCGGTGTGTTGGGTGCTTGCCGCGCTCGGGCTGTTCGGCGCGCACCTTCCGGTTGAGGGCGTTGCACTGGCCGGATTGGCCTTGCTGGCGCTCAACCTTGCAACGCTGTGTGCCCTGCGCAGGCGGCAGGTGGCCTGGCTGACGCCGCGCGGCATCTTCCTTCAGTTGCTTGCGGATACGTTGGCGTTATCCGTGCTGGTGCAGCAGACCGGCGGGCTTGCGAGCCCCGCAGTGGGCGCATATCTGGTACCGATCGCGCTGGGCGCGAACCTGCTGCCGCGTGCTGGCTGTTGGGCGATGTTCGCCTGCGCGGTGGCGAGCTACAGCGTGCAGGCTTTGCTGCCGAGCCGGGTACCCCATGTGCACGGCGTTGCCGCGTTCACACTGCACCAGGCCGGCATGTGGCTGACGGTGGTTGCGGCCGCTGCACTGCTGGCGGGCTTCCTGGCACGTGCAGCGGACTTGCTGCGACGCTGCGAACGCGAGTTGGCCACGGCGCGCGAAGCGGTACTGCACCAGGAGCGACTGGTTGCACTGGCGGGCTTGGCGAGCACGACCGCGCATGAACTGGCGACGCCACTGGCGACGATGAGCGTCACGCTTGAGGACTTGGCGGCTGACGCCGCGCTGCCCGCGGCGCTGCGCGGCGACGTGGCGCAACTTGGCAGACAACTGGCCCGTTGCCGCACGGCCATGGAAACGCTCGCCAGCGCGGCAGGCGTAGCACGCGGCGGAAACGCGCGGCGCATGCCGCTGGCTGAGTGGCTAGCCGAGCTGGCGGACCAATGGCGTATTCGCCAGCCGCAGGTGCGCGTGGATCTGGAATGCGACAGCGCGCACACCGTCGTGGCTGAACAAAGCCTCGGCCATACGCTGCAGTGGCTGCTTGACCATGCCGCGTCGTTGGCGCCCGCCGCGGTGTCGCTTGCGGCGCGCGTGGAGGCGGACAGTCTGCAGATTGCCGTGCGCGACTGCGGGGCGCGTGTGCCTGAAGCGCTGCGCGACGCGATGCGTGATCCGACGCAAAGTCACGGCGAGTTGAGCCACGCTACCATCGCCCGGCTCGGCGGCCGCCTGGACGCACGCCCGTTCCGCGGTGGTACCGAGCTGGTGATAACCCTCCCCCTGGCTGCACTGAGCCCATGA
- a CDS encoding response regulator transcription factor: MNVRRLLIVEDDPSLSEVLCRAFERRGYEVHAEMHVAGACRAACEWPSDCAVVDLKLPDGSGLKVVEALATAQPDCRIVVMTGYASVATAVEAIKLGATHYLTKPASIAEIEAAFDRTEGDAEAEAIDEPMRVDAVEWEYINRVLTEQDGNISATARALGMHRRTLQRKLARPPES, from the coding sequence ATGAACGTACGCCGTTTGCTGATCGTTGAAGACGACCCCTCCTTGTCCGAGGTGCTGTGTCGCGCCTTTGAGCGGCGCGGCTACGAGGTCCATGCGGAAATGCATGTCGCGGGCGCTTGCCGAGCCGCGTGCGAGTGGCCGAGCGATTGCGCGGTGGTGGACCTGAAGTTGCCGGATGGGTCGGGCTTGAAAGTCGTCGAGGCGCTCGCAACCGCGCAGCCGGATTGCCGCATCGTCGTGATGACCGGCTATGCCAGCGTCGCCACCGCGGTTGAAGCGATCAAGCTGGGCGCCACGCACTACCTGACCAAGCCGGCGAGCATCGCAGAAATCGAAGCGGCGTTTGATCGCACCGAAGGCGATGCCGAGGCGGAGGCGATTGATGAGCCGATGCGCGTTGATGCGGTCGAGTGGGAGTACATCAATCGCGTGCTGACCGAGCAGGACGGCAACATTTCTGCGACCGCCCGGGCGCTTGGCATGCACCGCCGGACCCTGCAGCGCAAGCTCGCGCGCCCGCCCGAGTCCTGA
- the nosZ gene encoding TAT-dependent nitrous-oxide reductase, producing the protein MDKKQEHQEPSTPDVSRRKFLGSSAMAGLAGATLGLAGCNKGEQGATPAQSAPAKAAAAAGGDAHEIKPGQLDEYYGLWSGGHSGDVRVLGLPSGRQIKRIPVFTPDPLTGWGTTNESKAIIGTKPDGTPLYHVGDTHHVHGSYADGTYDGKYAWVNDKLNSRIARIRLDIMECDKITDIPNVQGFHGIFPDKRDPVDAAINRTTRVFCGAEFSIPLPNNGKTSDDPATYRSLFTCVDAETMDVRWQVVIDGNCDLVATTYDGAFAATNQYNTEMGVHYQDMMSAEKDACLFFHVARIEEAVKAGKFKTYGDSKVPVVDGTKEANKDPKTALTAYVPVPKNPHGVNASPDGKYFICAGKLSPTTTTIEIAKMHEWFDGKLDDIKKTIVAEVEVGLGPLHTAFDGRGNAYTTLFLDSQVVKWNIDAAIKFYAGDKNSKYVVDRIDVHYQPGHINASMSETKEADGKYLNVGCKFSKDRFLPVGPLHPENEQIIDISGEKMRLLRDDPVWPEPHDFIIVKRDIIKTKQVFQLDDFPLATKKAEDSGVERKGNKVTVRIASYAPQYQLQEFKLKKGDEVTIILTNLDNVEDLTHGFGIPKYDVQFIVNPQETKSVTFKADKVGVFWIYCTHFCHALHLEMRSRMIVEA; encoded by the coding sequence ATGGACAAGAAGCAGGAACACCAGGAGCCGAGCACCCCCGACGTCAGCCGCCGCAAGTTCCTCGGCAGCTCGGCGATGGCTGGTCTGGCCGGCGCGACCTTGGGTCTGGCCGGTTGCAACAAGGGTGAACAGGGCGCGACGCCGGCACAGTCCGCCCCCGCCAAGGCGGCCGCGGCGGCAGGCGGTGATGCACACGAGATCAAGCCCGGCCAGCTCGACGAGTACTACGGCCTGTGGTCCGGTGGTCACTCCGGCGACGTGCGCGTGCTGGGTTTGCCGTCCGGCCGCCAGATCAAGCGCATTCCCGTATTCACGCCCGATCCGCTGACCGGCTGGGGTACCACCAACGAATCCAAGGCCATCATCGGCACGAAGCCCGATGGCACGCCGCTGTACCACGTTGGCGACACCCACCATGTGCACGGCAGCTATGCCGACGGCACTTACGACGGCAAGTATGCGTGGGTGAACGACAAGCTCAATTCGCGCATTGCCCGTATCCGCCTGGACATCATGGAATGCGACAAGATCACCGACATTCCGAACGTTCAGGGCTTCCACGGCATCTTCCCGGACAAGCGCGACCCGGTCGATGCGGCAATCAATCGCACGACGCGTGTGTTCTGCGGCGCCGAGTTCTCGATTCCGCTGCCGAACAACGGCAAGACCTCGGATGACCCGGCGACCTACCGCTCGCTGTTTACCTGCGTGGACGCCGAGACCATGGATGTGCGCTGGCAGGTGGTGATCGACGGCAACTGCGACCTCGTTGCGACCACCTACGACGGCGCTTTTGCGGCGACCAACCAGTACAACACCGAGATGGGCGTGCACTACCAGGACATGATGTCCGCCGAGAAGGACGCCTGCCTGTTCTTCCACGTTGCGCGCATCGAGGAAGCAGTCAAGGCGGGCAAGTTCAAGACCTACGGCGACAGCAAGGTGCCTGTGGTCGACGGCACCAAGGAAGCCAACAAGGATCCGAAGACCGCGCTGACCGCGTATGTGCCGGTGCCGAAGAACCCGCACGGCGTGAATGCTTCGCCCGATGGCAAGTACTTCATCTGCGCCGGCAAGCTCTCGCCGACGACGACCACGATCGAAATCGCCAAGATGCACGAGTGGTTCGACGGCAAGCTCGACGACATCAAGAAGACCATCGTCGCCGAAGTGGAAGTCGGCCTCGGCCCGCTGCACACCGCCTTCGACGGTCGCGGCAATGCCTACACCACGCTGTTCCTCGACTCGCAGGTCGTGAAGTGGAACATCGACGCGGCGATCAAGTTCTACGCTGGCGACAAGAACAGCAAGTATGTGGTTGACCGCATCGATGTGCACTACCAGCCAGGTCACATCAACGCCTCGATGTCCGAGACCAAGGAAGCGGACGGCAAGTACCTCAACGTCGGCTGCAAGTTCTCGAAGGATCGCTTCCTGCCGGTCGGCCCGCTGCACCCCGAGAACGAACAGATCATCGACATCTCGGGCGAGAAGATGCGCCTGCTGCGCGACGACCCGGTCTGGCCGGAGCCGCACGACTTCATCATCGTCAAGCGCGACATCATCAAGACCAAGCAGGTCTTCCAGCTCGACGACTTCCCGCTCGCGACCAAGAAGGCCGAAGACTCCGGCGTGGAGCGCAAGGGCAACAAGGTCACGGTGCGCATCGCGTCCTACGCGCCGCAGTACCAGTTGCAGGAGTTCAAGCTGAAGAAGGGCGACGAGGTCACGATCATCCTGACCAACCTCGACAACGTGGAAGACCTGACGCACGGCTTTGGCATCCCGAAGTACGACGTTCAGTTCATCGTGAACCCGCAGGAAACCAAGTCGGTCACCTTCAAGGCGGACAAGGTCGGCGTGTTCTGGATCTACTGCACGCACTTCTGCCACGCGCTGCACCTGGAGATGCGCTCGCGCATGATCGTGGAAGCCTGA